The genomic DNA GGGCACGCATCTACATGCAGCAGACGGAGAAGCAGTCCAAGGCGTCAGCCAGTCACATCCTTACCATTACCTGCCTTGCAAAGCTCATCTTACAGGCAGGCCACCAGTTCAGACATCTGCAATATTTACACATGTACCATCATGCGTCAGGTCACCACAGTCACATTTAGTGTGTAAAGCAAAGCCAAAACTACCCCGAATCCCTCAATACTGAGCGCAGTGACGGCGGCGTGTGACTTCACCTCGCAGCACCAAGGAAAGAGCGTTGAGCAAATGTGAAGTATTCCACCCTACTCTTGTCTAGATTCTAGATTCACACACACTGCTTTTGTTTCTATAAtgcagtgcttttattttgaaatcactGAAATTTTCATGCtaattaagggggggggggggggggggggtcgatctTCGATGAAATAACCACATTCATTTGAAAATCGAGAACTTTAACCTTAAGACCCGACCCTAAAACTCATACGTTGTAAAAACACACTTCCTATATGTAACCTCTGCAGAcatgcttttgttttgcttgGTATAGTCTCATAAAACCATCAAAAGAACAGGTGCTGTCGTAACATCGCtctgtttctcttctttcaGCGCCGGAGAGGGTTACCTGTAATGATTTTGGAGGCGGAGCCACAGTTGTCGCTGCTGTTGTCATTAGCTGCAGGCTGAGGTGGGGGCGGCATGTTGGGTCTGGGCCGCGGTCGGGGAGCTGGCCTGGACGGGCGAGGGAGGGACCCAAAGTTGTAGGACAACAGCGGGTTGGTGGTCGAGCTGTCGTGCGGTGGGGTGtcgggaggggtgggggtgctggggggggagggctCCGACTCCCCCTGGTGGGCTTGCGGAGGCTGCGGGGGCGGGTAGCTCGGCGACTGGATCAGGGCGTCTTTGCTGGGGTTGCGTCGGGGGGTGACGGGCGGGTGATGAGACGGGCTGGACGTGCCACTGGGCTGGGAGGCGAAGGGGCTGGCCTGCTTGGGTGGGGCCGGGGCCGGTTTTTTGGTCCCTTCACAAGTAATCAATCCCATCATTACAATGTTAAGCAAGCGTGACAGGAGATAGAGCAGGCGCCGTCCCCTCACCTCTGCGCACCATGTGTGGACTCGCTCCTCTGGATCCGCCTTGAGAATGGGGGGTTCCCACTGCCAAAAAGCCCAATCCGTTCctctgggaagggggggtggacATGAGCTCCCGGGCGGGGCTGTGGAAATCGGACAACTCCTGAGTCTAATCCGCCACGGGGTTATATCCATCACAAGGAAATGCAGCATCGGCCAATAAACTCCATGCAAAATATTAGGATTACGTCCATTCAAAGGTTTGTTGCATCAGAATTACATCAGAGTGGGAATAACAGGAATGATACAAAAGGCAAATATTCGGAAAGGGTTAGAAGAGAGAATCAGAGGTTAATTAGTCATTTGTGGTGTGCAAAAGCAGATACAGtcaatcagatgaagaagagaggagTAATGTGGTTAAAAATGCCACTGAGTTGGTCGACCGTTgagcaggagggaagaggaTCACAGGATTCCTGTTGCATCCTGGTTGCagactgattaaaaaaaacaacaactcttgACATTGTAGAGATTGTTAATGTGGAGGATTTTCACTTcccagtttctggaaaaacaacaacaaccccttAACTTTTTaaggggttgttgtttttttgtcataGTCAAGGGGGCTCCGGATTGGCTGATTGGCGGCAGGCAGGCGGTGGAAGAGTTACTACCTCAGCTCGCTCTCCTTACCTGGTCTCCTCCGCGCTGAGCTGGGTTACAACCTGAGGTTTCACTGGGGCTACGTGGACGTCACCGTTCagaccacctcctccaccatcacccccACCAACACTCAGGCTGGGCTGCTCAGCCTCCGCGGCCACAGGCTGTGCAGGACCCCAGGCTTCCAGAGGGGGCAGTGTGGGTTGGAAGGTGGGTGAGgttagctttttatttttagcgcTGGCTCTACGTGGAGCGGGCACTGGCTGTTTGTTAACAGTGctagggaggggagggggagggagaagggagagagtTCAGGAGGGTAAACCATACGCTGTGAGACAGAGTCAAAGAGCAGGAGGCCGAGAGCAGACAAGAGCAAGAGCAGAGACGGGCGGAAACGGAGCAAGACGGAGCTTCCTGAGCTCGACGGAACCAGCCTGGAAAGAAGAACCGAGAGAGAAAACTAGACGGCAGTTTCAATAAAAGAGCCTCTGACCGGTAAAGGAGGGACAgcgaggagggaggacagacaaAACACCAAACCAGCAACCTGCAGCGTGAGCGTCAGCTCGGCTTTAATCGCAGATAAATGGGATGACACAAGAataaacacaggaagtgaagctgtaGGGAAAACGTTCAGTACAGGTTTTTAGGCAAACACCATCGTGTGAACTCCTGCAAAAGCCATCAAAACATGTCAATCACACAGAGCAACTTTTCCATCTTTGTCTTATTGGTTAAAGCCGTGGGGCTAGACTACGGTGCAGCTTTGAAGTCTGGACTTGGCAGATCTTCAGTGGGCGTTTCACTGACTGTGATGGACTCGTCGGCCACTACATAGAGGGCCGACACCGCCGGGCCCCGCAACTCCTGCCTGCTCAACGGCTTGGCCCGGGACGGTAGGGCCAAGggcaggctgaggctgaggttGGGGCGAGACAGGTACCTGTCTTTACGCGGGGGCTGATTGTCCCCGTCCTGCCCCCCTTGGCTGGTGAGGCGCTTCCTGTCTGGGTCCGAGTccggggtgggtggatgggagGGCAGAGCAAACATGCCAGAAACGTTGAATTCGATGTCTGGGAGGACGAAAAACAGCACACTTTATTTAGCCTTGGAagagaggtgagacaggagggacAAGGAGACATTTCACCTTCGGGGAAGAACCAGTCTGCATGCTGGATGATGGGCTCAATGATGGCGACCACGTGGACAGATGTCGCTGCCGCCATCTCCGCCAGCGTCCTTGACCAAaccaaacacagacaggaagactCGTCAACACGGGCGTAACCGGAGGACTCGCAGACGTGAGCCAGACAGCAGTTACCCCTCAGTCTTTGCCCAGAGGAGATTGGGACCCAGGACGATGGCGATGTTGCTGGGCGTCATCTTATTGACCTCGCTGTCCTGAGCCAGTTTAGACAGGAACTTTACCAGATACCTGCAACGCAGTCCAGCCAGTTACACGCTGAAGCGTTCCGTCTTGAAATCGAGCTAAAATACTGCGCATCTCACGGGAGTCTGAAAccataacctttgacctttaaacCTCAGCTCAAGCCTGTGTTTGATTTTAGCAGAAGCAAATGCAGCAGCGGTGTCTGAAGCAACGCTTTGGAGCAGTAAACCCTGATTTGGACCCGCATTTCCACCACAGGTATGTAGGGCGGAGAGTGGTGGCTGTGTCAGCGTTTATGCTTAATGAGGCTTAAAATGGCTTAAATTCAATAGGAAAGAAAACGGACAACAATCACaatcacaaaaaaagacaacacGGCATAGGTGGCTCGTCATTCCAGTGACTTCCTGGTTAGCGTTAGCCTCGCATAGCGGTCGTCACGATGCTGCCAATCACAACACAATTACAAAATAGGCCACACTCAAAACTGGGAATGCAGTTTATATGAGCCAACTCACACGGCTTCTTTGACTTATTTGACTCTTTAAAACTGCAAACGTGCGCGCAGCACACTTAGCTCACTTTTTATAGCGCAGGCGAAAACATGGTCACGCGATAAAGCTGAAGGTGCACTTACCTGAGATTGGCCTTGTGAGTAGTTGGTAAACGGTCACATGTCACCCACAAGGCCTGGAGCCTTTTATCAGGGtcagacacactgagacacacacacacacacacacacacacatatataaggAACTTCTTACAGGTAGGAAAATGCCTGAAGTAACAGGAAAGTTCACactgtgactggtgtgtgtttaATCCTCATTAGTGCATACTAAGTGTGTTTTACGGGACATTAAACCGGTTCCATGTGCTTTCTTACTTGCAGGCCTGAGTAAACTCATCATACAGTCCAAATGTCATCAGAGGTTCAGGAAGTTCCCTCAGGTAGGACTTCAGGGCTCCTGTGTGTGAACAGAGAGATGCGGTGAGAAGACAGACAAATTCGGCCTTTTGCGGCTTCGCGTCGGACGAGGTACCGGCGACGGCGTGCGGGTCGGAGTAGAACTCCTCGAGCTGAGAGGTGGAACAGTCCAGAGCCGCTTTCAGCTTCTTCAGTTTCGAGGCTCCGGCGGCTATTCTGAAGAGACCCTGGAATTAAAGACAGACGAAAGTGGCGCTGAAGAAGTGAGACTCGCGCGTCGTCTGGAACGCAGAAGTGCCGAGACTTTCAACGGCGTGAGCGAGTAAGTGGAGGAAGAGGTCCTAAAATGTCCCCCTTATTGGAGTCCAGCGATATGGTACATTTAAAGAGCGTAATAGGGAACCAGCAAATGGATAACagatgcccacacacacacgcacacacacacacaccacaagtGAGCCACAAATGTTTCCAGACTGAGCAGGCCACAATTTCACTTTAACAGAGTCACATGTCTAAAAACAGTTCCAAACAACCCACCAATCACATTCTCGCTCTCACCCTGGTCGGGTGATATCGGGGTATTCCCCTTCTCGTCGGCCGTCCCTACCTCCTCTTTCATGCCGGTCTCCAGGAGCATCATGACGCAGGCCTCGATGGGCAGGGCGATATCACGGTTGCTCCTCTTCAGGTGCTCCTCCAGAGCTGTGCCGAACGCCGGCTTCTCCAACCAGGAGTCTGACAGAAGACGTTTCACCGTTTAATCTGTTTAAATCAGCTATTTCCCAACTGTGAAACAAGCTAATCTCATCACACGGAGGACTGAGGCACAGGAATATCTGTTCCCACTGCAGGGAGAAGCACTCAAAGCTCAGAAAATAGGCAAACTGACTCAAGTATGCAGCTTTTACATATTTGGTTCACCTTGCTGCATCTGGATAGTCGGCAGAGCCGCCTCCAGAGCCGCCAGAGACCTCCTGTGGTAATCCGCCTGGGCCTCCAGTAACTGGGGAAGGCAGATAAAAAAGGGTCGATCCCTTCTGGAGCAGGACGACGTGGGCACGCACACGTCTGCAGCAGGTTCCTGTCAGAGGGACTCACCATGACGTAGTAGCGCGCGTAATCTCCCTCTTTGGAGGTAAAGCTGTAGAGGTCTGCAGAGAGCTGGTCCTGCGGgacgggggtcaaaggtcagggtgaACTCCAGCTCCGGCCTTAGTTCCGATCAAGACTTGCTGGCTGGAGGCCACACCCACCTTGCATATTTCCACTTTGTTCAGAGCCTCCTCCATCTCGTCCTTGAGGGAATCCACTTTAGCTGCCATCGCCTGGTTGGTGGACTTGGTTGCCTGGTACCACCTGACGACGTGAAGCACAAAACCCGTCACATGACGCCAAGACACCAGTAACACGCCATCTGAGGAGTGGCGGCCCCGTTTACCTCGTCTTGGCCGAGTCGTAGTCCAGAACCAGCTTGGCGAGCTGCTTCCGTTGCTTCAGAATGTTTGGAATCTCGATCTGTGAGAGACGAGAGCGATGTCcaaactgacctctgacctgagaaCAGCGGACGGACGGCGAAGCTTAACCTTCCTTCGGTTTTTACCTCCGCCAGCTGGTTGAGGGGATCCAGGACGTCTCTCTCGATCTGGACCTCGTGCTGCATCAGCTCGCTCGCTAACCTGCCCTCGGCCTCCCCGCACGCTTCCATCATCCTGCTGCTCACAGACGGTCACGGTCGCGTCGTCAGACGTACACAGACAATAATTACGCACCAACTCAATTACGATGCGCCTCCTTCTCACCCAATCAGGCTCTCGTCTCCCAGATGCCCGCCGCCCTCCTGCATGGTCTGGGACAGCGCCGTGAGGGGCAACTTTTTCTACAAGCACCACAGATGATTAAGTCAAAGTTAGCCTGGGTCAAAAGGTCAAGGTGGCCGGGGGTCAAAATTAATAACGTACGAGGAGGATTTAATAATCATTACACTGGTTGTGGCTATAAACAAGGGCGTTAAATATGTTTATGATGATCTGAACTGATTCTGCACACGTGAAATGTTGCCGCGCAGGTCGGAATATCTTCCTCATGACTCACGCTCGTATCAGCGTTACGCAACAGGAGATTGGCAGCGTGAGATAGGCGAGCCGGCTCCGGGTTCAAACTTAAACCTGGGTTTAAATCCTCCCTGTGCGGGTTTGAGCTCACTGATGAGACGCTTTCTTACGTGTCTTTTTTCCGCGTCGGTGCCCAGTTGGCCCTGCAGGCAGGACGCCAGCCTCTTGTGCGAGTTGTGCGACACCAGGCGCACCAGCTCCATTCGCCTCTCGATCTGCGGACACACGCGGGGTCGCACAGGAAACACAAGTCAGATTGGACAGAAACGAGCGTAGCCCCATGGCGGCGTGCTGCCACTAAAGTAGCCGACCATCGAACCCTCTGTGATTTCCACTTTTATTGAGAGGAAAGGGACCTCACGGCACAGCGGAACTGCTGGTCCACGTCCCGCAATTTAACCCCTTTGAATTAAGATCCTCAGGAAATGGCGAGATTTGCGATAAAGGCTGTGTTTGTTCTGATCCTCGCTAACTCGCTGGAGGTCCCTCCGAATTCCCCGAGTCTACGCTCTGTGACGGACCACATCTGGACCGCCTCACCCCCGGGCTACATTCAACAGATTAGCTCATCGTCCAGCTGATCCGTAGCTGCGGTTTCCTTGAACTTACACCAAAACAGACAcacctaaaataaaaaaaaacccgacaACCTCAGCTCGGAGGCTTGATTACACCTTTGACAACTCAACATGGTTGTAATTGTGAAACCCCGAGCAGGAATTTAAGCAGAGATGAAGGtcgatggaaaaaaaacaagctacAGAGCAGAAGGTGAAGACGGAAAATAGATGTGTGTGATTAAAACCCTCCCCTGTCCGAAGGTTTACTAGCCACTTCCAGTACTACTGTACTCCTTTACCCTCCCGCAGGGCGGCAGAAACAGGCAGCCTACGTGAGTCACAGAGGAAACCAGCAGATGGATGCAGTTCTGTTTTCTGGACTCGGGCCGCGTTGGCTGACATTCTTGGCAGGATCGGCCCAGCTGATGACAGAGCGCGACTGGGACTGAAACCCAAAAGTGCTTCACCTTTCTGAGAAAAGGAATTGTTCCCCTTTCTGGGCCCCAGTCAAAGAAAAGCAGCACCAGACAGGTCTGAATAGGAAAGTCGGCTCAAAGCAGCGGCTAGCtgcctgttagcttagcataaactTAAAAAAGCTTGTGTAGCGTTGACGTGGGTTCAAACATTACTGCTAACTTGTTTTAATTGCAATTATTCAATCATGAGCTGCACCAAAGCCAGGTGGCAGTGAGGGTATACAGATGTTAGCCTACGCAGATATAATTTGTGCTAAGCTAAGTGACTATTGACTGATTCTAAGGGTTAAGGTGCTTTTGTCTACATAATGAAACTGTTTTTACTCTTCTTTTTTAACAAGACAGTATGAAAGTTTTTTATAACTTATTTTAGGGGCAGAAAATTGCCTGTTGAGGTCATAGCTGGCTAGCTGACAGACACCTGCTTCAAATACGCTGTCGCATCGACGTGTCCGCAGCCACGGCCGTCTGCCGCGGATCGGCTTTTACGTGTCGTAATCGATGGGAGAGAGGGGGCATCTGAAGTCAGGCTAAATCTCCTCAGCAGTTCCTTCCCACAGGGGCAGGACGTGTCCAAACAAGATAAATGTCTCAGCCTGCACGAACTGCGGAAAACTGGAAAAGGAAAGTCTAGTGTCGAATTTCACGTTACACAGTCAGAGAAGGAGGttgtgagtgtgagaggagccgggggtcgggggggtcgggggggggggggagtcgccGTCCCCTCACGCTTGCTAATCCTTCCAAAGTGACAGAATGAAACGGTCCGTGGGTCCAACGTCGGCGAGCGGTCAGGAAACCACATTTCTGAGCAGTGAAATCTGTCCTGGCTCATTAAACGATGTGTCAGGCAACGTGACAATCGCATTCCTGACCCAGAGTGGAGCTGCGGGAATGTCGAACGCAGCAGATAATCTCCTGACGTTCGGGGCGACAGCACATTCTCCTGGAAGGGTGGCGCGCTGGACGAGCTCGAGCATTCAGCCGTTCCTTCACGCCTCTCTGTTGGGTGTGACAGCGGTCAGAGGTCGCTGCTCCGTCTCGTAAAACCTCGTCCTCACCCTCAGTTTCCTTTCTCACAAGCCTCTAACGTCTAGAAGAACCCATTTTTGTCTTCAGCTCACACTCAGCTCACACAGCTCCCATCCcccaaacacgcacacacacacacacacacatgttcttcCTTTATGAGGCCACAAACCATAATATCAACTAAAAGCGGAACCCCAACTCTAACTGTGACTGAAACCCAATTCTTTCTATTAAAAACCAAGTCTGTCCTCACTTTACAAAAATCTCCCTCACTTTGAAGGTAAAATGCTGGTCCTCACTAAGACAcatatacaagaacacacacacacttgctcctGGCTCAGCCTGACACCAGAACACTGGCAGGGTTTGAGGTACTTTTCCTGCCGAGGTGGAGAGAACGCTGGCCTGGGCCGCCGCTGAGACTCCATGGCTTAAACAGAACCTGTCCAGTATCTAAAGGGGGGGACGCACGTTTATGATGGAGCGCACCAGACGAATGATGAAACGTGTTGAGACACCTTCTCACGCTGCTTTGACagctgaagttaaaaaaaaaagttaaaattcGACTCAAAACGAGACACTTGTGATGGAAAAttctttctcctgctgccgCTGGAGGTTTTGTAACCCTCTGCTAAGAAGACGACCTTTGATCTTTTCTATACTTCCTGCTGTaaatggtcacatgacctcgtCGCCTGTGTGCAGCTGACAGGATTGAGAAACTGAGCTTCCAAGTTCCATCTGGACTCGTTTGCTGTCAGAAACCCGGCTAAATGAAAGTGCAGCACGGCGTTGCACCGCTTCGGTGCTATTCCTCATGTTTTTATCAACGTAAACAGTCAGAATCCGTGTAAATCTCTGGGCGAAGTCGTCGGCAATCACTGCTGCCACGAGGAGAAAAAGCCAAAGCTGCATTTGTAGCAACGCACTTAAATAAGATATGAACATGTTCCCTGGGTTGTGTGTTACTGTGGTGTGGGATTCACCTGCAGGAGGTCGTCGCTCAGCACCTCTGTCTTTTCAGCCCTGCGAAGAGAAACAAACTACAGGTCAAACACTGACCAGAGGGaagatttttacacaaacaGGCTATGACgcagttgtttgtctttctaATTGTGATTATTCTCTTTCCAGCCTGACGCATCGAGGGCAGAGCGGCTGGACCCCCCGGGTACataccccgaccccgaccccgaccctctCGCCCAAGACGAACCTTAGCAACAACACGAGTCCTGAATTTGTGAGCACCTGCTAAAATGTCCTGACTTCCCAAACATGTCCTCGCTTGACAGTTGAAATCCATGTGCCGGTCCTCACAACGCACCCTATACACGAGCAAACACACTCCACGCGTATGCAAAAACGCACCGCTGGTGCCTTTGGCTGTTTTCCATGTCAGACCTGTGGGGTTCCTCTGCGctgcctgaacacacacttcctgccgTGTCATCCGCGCCCTGTTTGTTATGGCAACAGACgtctgagctgtgtgtgtgtgtgtgtgtgtgtgtgtttttgtagaaGTGGGTTACTAATGTgtaaaacaggcagcagagcggGTGGAAAATGGGATGGCTGACATCACTCCAAAACTTCTAGGAAACGTTGAACATCCGCGCCCGACCGTTCCGACTCTCGCTGGGCCCGGCGGGACGCAGCGGCTCTGACTCGTAACGCCTCCGTGCGTGCCAGGGCCAACGTGCGCTCTGTTACTAAACCCCCTGaactctgcagctgcagaaggagacgAGCATCTCCTTAAATCCCACTTGGCGAAACCTGAGAGAGGAAGGACTGAGTTTAGCTTCAGCTTCCAGCGATTCGCCGTTACTTTACTATCAAATAGGAACGACTGAGACCTGCGGGGAGCCACAGATCAAAGACACAAAGCCGCAGACTGTACAACAAAGGTAACAGCCTGTCATATTACACACATTAGGGCTTCGCCGGCTCGTCCCTGAAGGCCACACGAGCAATCTTTGGGTTCCTATCAGTCATGGATTAGCATTGATTTGAGTCCAGCTCAGTTCTGGGCAGCAGCTTTTGTTCCCGATATAGACCGGGAGCAGACGTTTAAAACGGTCTGCACCGCCACGCTGGGGGCCCCTGACTGCACCGCATCACAGCCCACCACCGTGTCCACGGTCACGGGTGCGGAAATGCTGAgtccacaaaaaaaaacacacctgcaaaacacacacagcgacacacacacacggctgcttTGTGTTGTACACAATGGGACGGCGGCGACCATCGGTCCGTCCATCTTTGAGTGTCGGCGTGTTTGCCCGGCAGCGAGGACGTCAGGGGCGCCAGCCAAGAATGGCGGCTACTGTGGGACGATGTCATCAGTGCCGTAGTGACCTGGCGGTGGGCGTGGGCGCGCCAACACCTGTCATGAAGGAGCTGTTGAGCTGCCCCATTTTAGTGCtcttacacaacacacacacacacacacacacacagaatgcaTGTGGAGAATGCGGAGGCCAGAGGCAACAGGAGGCTGGTGGGGTGAAGAGGGGCGGGGGCAGCTTTGGCTTGAATGATGGGGGGGCAGGTTAGGTGTAATCAGAGTGAAGAAGTAACTTCCGCACTGGACGCACGAGGGTTCTTCTCGGTGCTGACGCCAACTGCAGGAACCAAACCAGAGCTTCACTAGAGATCACGCATTGACCACGCAGGACTCCAATCCTGAACCCTTTTCTCTCACTTTTGAAGCAGTCCAACGTGCATTTGCTCAAGTTTTACGCTCCCGTTTGGCCAAAACAACAGATCTGAACATCTCACTCCGCTAGGTTTATAACTCCACAGCCCAAAGTTTACCGACACTTTTACGACTAGAACCGACGGCGCTGCATGTTAGATGTGAACACCTGAAACTTGTTAAACTACCCAGGTAGTTACGCCAAAAGCGCAGCCCAGCCCTTCCTACCGTAGAAAGGTGTCAAAAGCAACCGTGTTAACATGACAGCAGTCTGCAAGAGTGCAGGCGGAAGCGAAAACACCGACCTCCCCAGGTTCTGGCTGGCCAGCTGCCTCATGCGATTGAACTGTTTCTTCatgtttcctcctctgcagctcctccgggCGAGTCGGTGGGGAAAGTTAACGGCGCGTCGGTGCGCAAACGTCCATCCACGGCGGCAGCTGCGCTACGTCGCGGCCATCTCGGCCCAGAAAAGCGACCCCCGAGAACTTCAACACGGACCACAGGGACCTTCAGAAGGAACAAAAGGCAGAGAAGCGCCTTCTACACCTCCATCGCTCCCAGCACGGAACGTTCTTTGCCGATAGCGCGCAACCAGtgtgggaggaaggaggaagtgcCTTCACTTCCCTACTGTACCGCGCACGGCCTAGGGGTGACATGTGATACCTCGGCACAAAAAACGCACGTATGTCCGCTGACACATTTTAGGGATCATAGAAAGTTGGTTCCGGTTCTTGTTGGTCGACAACGTCCTCCCACCTCCGCAGATCGTTGTTCTTTTTACATTCGTTTACACAAGCTGTTGTTGTAGATTCTCCCTTTTAATGGGAAATTAAACATTGCAAATGCAAATTATTTGAATTAATGGTGCTATTTAGAGGGCGGGAGCTCAAGTTAAACTCCTGGACGGCATCAGAACTCGATCGAATTCGATCACCGATCCAGGATCAGTTCTAGTCGCCACCACTGGGGTCACAGCGTGtttctgccatctagtggcgtaTTTGTGTCATTACATGGACGGAAAACCGAGCCAAATTGACATTCTGAAATAAATTTGTTTGCTCACAATGTAATGAAACATAACAGATTTGTACACCCATAGAAATATattgggggttttttgtttgtaatttttttttttaatggcaccAAGTCATTGAAATAATCGCATTTTGCAGTCTGACCTTCTTAAATTAATGTAATAAATCCCTGcatccacctgcagctgctggtttcagTCTTGAGCTGCTGAAGAAGTTGCTCTGTCGAGGATGAGATCACGTGACTGCCTCGGTTGATGATGAATATTTcgtttatttgcattttcagaGGGAGAACCGTCGGCCTATGTCCACGTTATCACACTGCCTCCTCTATAAGCTCTGTGTTTATTCATCCTtccatgtatttatttaatttcagcACATCTCTAATTTCTTTATTATCATGTTGCAGTTTTCCTCAGCTTTGTTTCCCAGGCGCCCGTCCTGCACCATAGATCACTGCTATTTATGATAGGCCATTCAGGCTGGTGACCCCTTATAATAAAAAGGTCATCTTTGTCTTGTGGTTAACCTGATCTATTAGCCTTATGTGGGTCAATTGGTGCCTGAGtctatgacctttgacctctgagacTCTGGGAATATTATGGGGGATTAAAGGAGACTGATAAATGGAGGAAAACACGCTCATCTAGGATGGGCCAACGACCACCTGAGGCTTTGTCCCTGATGATAAACCTGCGGTTTGTTGGCGTTAAAGAACAACTCAGGTCCCAGTTTCAGGTATGTGACTCTTCAGCAAATCAAGAGGAGGGAGCCAAGAACAACAGTTTGGAGAGGAAGACAAATATTATCCCTGGTGGTTAATGAGAAGTGCACGCTTTGATTCCTGCACCAAGAGCAGAAGAC from Takifugu rubripes chromosome 5, fTakRub1.2, whole genome shotgun sequence includes the following:
- the arhgap17b gene encoding rho GTPase-activating protein 17b isoform X2; translation: MKKQFNRMRQLASQNLGRAEKTEVLSDDLLQIERRMELVRLVSHNSHKRLASCLQGQLGTDAEKRHKKLPLTALSQTMQEGGGHLGDESLIGRMMEACGEAEGRLASELMQHEVQIERDVLDPLNQLAEIEIPNILKQRKQLAKLVLDYDSAKTRWYQATKSTNQAMAAKVDSLKDEMEEALNKVEICKDQLSADLYSFTSKEGDYARYYVMLLEAQADYHRRSLAALEAALPTIQMQQDSWLEKPAFGTALEEHLKRSNRDIALPIEACVMMLLETGMKEEGLFRIAAGASKLKKLKAALDCSTSQLEEFYSDPHAVAGALKSYLRELPEPLMTFGLYDEFTQACNVSDPDKRLQALWVTCDRLPTTHKANLRYLVKFLSKLAQDSEVNKMTPSNIAIVLGPNLLWAKTEGTLAEMAAATSVHVVAIIEPIIQHADWFFPEDIEFNVSGMFALPSHPPTPDSDPDRKRLTSQGGQDGDNQPPRKDSTVNKQPVPAPRRASAKNKKLTSPTFQPTLPPLEAWGPAQPVAAEAEQPSLSVGGGDGGGGGLNGDVHVAPVKPQVVTQLSAEETSPARELMSTPPSQRNGLGFLAVGTPHSQGGSRGASPHMVRRGTKKPAPAPPKQASPFASQPSGTSSPSHHPPVTPRRNPSKDALIQSPSYPPPQPPQAHQGESEPSPPSTPTPPDTPPHDSSTTNPLLSYNFGSLPRPSRPAPRPRPRPNMPPPPQPAANDNSSDNCGSASKIITDV
- the arhgap17b gene encoding rho GTPase-activating protein 17b isoform X1, which codes for MKKQFNRMRQLASQNLGRAEKTEVLSDDLLQIERRMELVRLVSHNSHKRLASCLQGQLGTDAEKRHKKLPLTALSQTMQEGGGHLGDESLIGRMMEACGEAEGRLASELMQHEVQIERDVLDPLNQLAEIEIPNILKQRKQLAKLVLDYDSAKTRWYQATKSTNQAMAAKVDSLKDEMEEALNKVEICKDQLSADLYSFTSKEGDYARYYVMLLEAQADYHRRSLAALEAALPTIQMQQDSWLEKPAFGTALEEHLKRSNRDIALPIEACVMMLLETGMKEEGLFRIAAGASKLKKLKAALDCSTSQLEEFYSDPHAVAGALKSYLRELPEPLMTFGLYDEFTQACNVSDPDKRLQALWVTCDRLPTTHKANLRYLVKFLSKLAQDSEVNKMTPSNIAIVLGPNLLWAKTEGTLAEMAAATSVHVVAIIEPIIQHADWFFPEDIEFNVSGMFALPSHPPTPDSDPDRKRLTSQGGQDGDNQPPRKDSTVNKQPVPAPRRASAKNKKLTSPTFQPTLPPLEAWGPAQPVAAEAEQPSLSVGGGDGGGGGLNGDVHVAPVKPQVVTQLSAEETSPARELMSTPPSQRNGLGFLAVGTPHSQGGSRGASPHMVRRGTKKPAPAPPKQASPFASQPSGTSSPSHHPPVTPRRNPSKDALIQSPSYPPPQPPQAHQGESEPSPPSTPTPPDTPPHDSSTTNPLLSYNFGSLPRPSRPAPRPRPRPNMPPPPQPAANDNSSDNCGSASKIITDGGLMLKGLGRTIIPVVIPHQEAGSSAGQERTATPAPPIDSDTQESTAL
- the arhgap17b gene encoding rho GTPase-activating protein 17b isoform X3 — its product is MKKQFNRMRQLASQNLGRAEKTEVLSDDLLQIERRMELVRLVSHNSHKRLASCLQGQLGTDAEKRHKKLPLTALSQTMQEGGGHLGDESLIGRMMEACGEAEGRLASELMQHEVQIERDVLDPLNQLAEIEIPNILKQRKQLAKLVLDYDSAKTRWYQATKSTNQAMAAKVDSLKDEMEEALNKVEICKDQLSADLYSFTSKEGDYARYYVMLLEAQADYHRRSLAALEAALPTIQMQQDSWLEKPAFGTALEEHLKRSNRDIALPIEACVMMLLETGMKEEGLFRIAAGASKLKKLKAALDCSTSQLEEFYSDPHAVAGALKSYLRELPEPLMTFGLYDEFTQACNVSDPDKRLQALWVTCDRLPTTHKANLRYLVKFLSKLAQDSEVNKMTPSNIAIVLGPNLLWAKTEGTLAEMAAATSVHVVAIIEPIIQHADWFFPEDIEFNVSGMFALPSHPPTPDSDPDRKRLTSQGGQDGDNQPPRKDSPARELMSTPPSQRNGLGFLAVGTPHSQGGSRGASPHMVRRGTKKPAPAPPKQASPFASQPSGTSSPSHHPPVTPRRNPSKDALIQSPSYPPPQPPQAHQGESEPSPPSTPTPPDTPPHDSSTTNPLLSYNFGSLPRPSRPAPRPRPRPNMPPPPQPAANDNSSDNCGSASKIITDGGLMLKGLGRTIIPVVIPHQEAGSSAGQERTATPAPPIDSDTQESTAL